The following are from one region of the Cottoperca gobio chromosome 13, fCotGob3.1, whole genome shotgun sequence genome:
- the usp2a gene encoding ubiquitin carboxyl-terminal hydrolase 2a isoform X3 — protein MPSMRQSYTVTVPEEPPAAAFPFLKQEMRRKGSMSGSMLVSTFVGLLINQAKNSKSAQGLVGLKNLGNTCFMNSILQCLSNTHSLRDYCLHNSHRRDLNNNSRTNTALMEEFAKLLQTMWTSSSSEAVSPSEFKTQIQRYAPRFVGYNQQDAQEFLRFLLDGLHNEVNRVTVRPRGSVEDFDHLQDEEKGKKMWNKYLEREDSKIVDVFVGQLKSSLTCSHCGFCSTVFDPFWDLSLPIAKKGYGEVSLMDCMRLFTKEDVLDGDEKPTCYRCKARRRCTKKFTIQKFPKILVLHLKRFSEARRTSKLSTYVNFPMKDLDLREFASENSINAVYNLYAVSNHSGTTMGGHYTAFCRNPNSGEWYTFNDSRVTPMSSSQVRSSDAYVLFYELASSSRM, from the exons ATGCCGAGCATGCGACAGTCATACACGGTGACCGTACCTGAGGAGCCGCCGGCCGCTGCTTTCCCGTTTCTGAAGCAGGAGATGCGGAGAAAAGGCAGCATGTCTGGCTCAATGCTGGTGTCAACTTTCGTAGGGCTTCTCATAAACCAAGCCAAG AATTCAAAGAGTGCCCAAGGCCTGGTGGGACTAAAGAACCTAGGAAACACT TGTTTCATGAACAGTATTCTGCAGtgtctcagcaacacacacagcctgagaGACTACTGCCTGCACAACTCGCACCGCAGAGACCTTAACAACAACAGCCGCACCAACACAGCCCTCATGGAAG AATTTGCCAAGCTGTTACAGACAATGTGGACGTCGTCCAGCAGTGAGGCAGTCAGCCCGTCAGAATTCAAAACTCAGATCCAGAGATATGCTCCCAGATTCGTGGGATACAA CCAACAGGATGCTCAAGAGTTCCTGCGTTTCCTCCTGGATGGCCTGCACAACGAAGTAAACAGGGTCACTGTCAGGCCGAGAGGCTCTGTTGAGGACTTCGACCACCTGCA GGAtgaagagaaagggaagaagatGTGGAATAAATATctagagagagaagacagtaaGATAGTCG ACGTGTTTGTAGGGCAGCTGAAGAGCTCTCTAACCTGCAGCCACTGTGGTttctgctccactgtgttcGACCCCTTTTGGGATCTCTCTCTGCCTATCGCCAAg AAGGGTTACGGTGAGGTGAGTCTGATGGACTGCATGCGGCTCTTCACCAAAGAAGACGTCCTCGACGGGGACGAGAAGCCG ACGTGCTACAGATGTAAAGCCAGGAGAAGATGCACGAAGAAGTTCACAATACAGAAGTTCCCCAAGATCTTAGTGCTGC ACCTGAAACGCTTCTCTGAGGCTCGCAGAACCAGCAAATTGTCCACCTATGTTAACTTCCCCATGAAGGATCTTGACCTGCGGGAGTTTGCCTCTGAAAACAGTA TAAATGCAGTGTACAACCTGTATGCAGTTTCCAACCACTCAGGCACCACTATGGGCGGCCACTACACAGCCTTCTGTCGCAATCCCAACTCGGGAGAATGGTACACATTTAATGACTCCAG agTAACGCCGATGTCCTCCAGCCAAGTGCGCAGCAGCGACGCCTACGTCTTGTTCTACGAGCTGGCTTCCTCCTCGCGGATGTGA
- the usp2a gene encoding ubiquitin carboxyl-terminal hydrolase 2a isoform X4 has product MPSMRQSYTVTVPEEPPAAAFPFLKQEMRRKGSMSGSMLVSTFVGLLINQAKNSKSAQGLVGLKNLGNTCFMNSILQCLSNTHSLRDYCLHNSHRRDLNNNSRTNTALMEEFAKLLQTMWTSSSSEAVSPSEFKTQIQRYAPRFVGYNQQDAQEFLRFLLDGLHNEVNRVTVRPRGSVEDFDHLQDEEKGKKMWNKYLEREDSKIVDVFVGQLKSSLTCSHCGFCSTVFDPFWDLSLPIAKGYGEVSLMDCMRLFTKEDVLDGDEKPTCYRCKARRRCTKKFTIQKFPKILVLHLKRFSEARRTSKLSTYVNFPMKDLDLREFASENSINAVYNLYAVSNHSGTTMGGHYTAFCRNPNSGEWYTFNDSRVTPMSSSQVRSSDAYVLFYELASSSRM; this is encoded by the exons ATGCCGAGCATGCGACAGTCATACACGGTGACCGTACCTGAGGAGCCGCCGGCCGCTGCTTTCCCGTTTCTGAAGCAGGAGATGCGGAGAAAAGGCAGCATGTCTGGCTCAATGCTGGTGTCAACTTTCGTAGGGCTTCTCATAAACCAAGCCAAG AATTCAAAGAGTGCCCAAGGCCTGGTGGGACTAAAGAACCTAGGAAACACT TGTTTCATGAACAGTATTCTGCAGtgtctcagcaacacacacagcctgagaGACTACTGCCTGCACAACTCGCACCGCAGAGACCTTAACAACAACAGCCGCACCAACACAGCCCTCATGGAAG AATTTGCCAAGCTGTTACAGACAATGTGGACGTCGTCCAGCAGTGAGGCAGTCAGCCCGTCAGAATTCAAAACTCAGATCCAGAGATATGCTCCCAGATTCGTGGGATACAA CCAACAGGATGCTCAAGAGTTCCTGCGTTTCCTCCTGGATGGCCTGCACAACGAAGTAAACAGGGTCACTGTCAGGCCGAGAGGCTCTGTTGAGGACTTCGACCACCTGCA GGAtgaagagaaagggaagaagatGTGGAATAAATATctagagagagaagacagtaaGATAGTCG ACGTGTTTGTAGGGCAGCTGAAGAGCTCTCTAACCTGCAGCCACTGTGGTttctgctccactgtgttcGACCCCTTTTGGGATCTCTCTCTGCCTATCGCCAAg GGTTACGGTGAGGTGAGTCTGATGGACTGCATGCGGCTCTTCACCAAAGAAGACGTCCTCGACGGGGACGAGAAGCCG ACGTGCTACAGATGTAAAGCCAGGAGAAGATGCACGAAGAAGTTCACAATACAGAAGTTCCCCAAGATCTTAGTGCTGC ACCTGAAACGCTTCTCTGAGGCTCGCAGAACCAGCAAATTGTCCACCTATGTTAACTTCCCCATGAAGGATCTTGACCTGCGGGAGTTTGCCTCTGAAAACAGTA TAAATGCAGTGTACAACCTGTATGCAGTTTCCAACCACTCAGGCACCACTATGGGCGGCCACTACACAGCCTTCTGTCGCAATCCCAACTCGGGAGAATGGTACACATTTAATGACTCCAG agTAACGCCGATGTCCTCCAGCCAAGTGCGCAGCAGCGACGCCTACGTCTTGTTCTACGAGCTGGCTTCCTCCTCGCGGATGTGA
- the usp2a gene encoding ubiquitin carboxyl-terminal hydrolase 2a isoform X5 produces the protein MNSILQCLSNTHSLRDYCLHNSHRRDLNNNSRTNTALMEEFAKLLQTMWTSSSSEAVSPSEFKTQIQRYAPRFVGYNQQDAQEFLRFLLDGLHNEVNRVTVRPRGSVEDFDHLQDEEKGKKMWNKYLEREDSKIVDVFVGQLKSSLTCSHCGFCSTVFDPFWDLSLPIAKKGYGEVSLMDCMRLFTKEDVLDGDEKPTCYRCKARRRCTKKFTIQKFPKILVLHLKRFSEARRTSKLSTYVNFPMKDLDLREFASENSINAVYNLYAVSNHSGTTMGGHYTAFCRNPNSGEWYTFNDSRVTPMSSSQVRSSDAYVLFYELASSSRM, from the exons ATGAACAGTATTCTGCAGtgtctcagcaacacacacagcctgagaGACTACTGCCTGCACAACTCGCACCGCAGAGACCTTAACAACAACAGCCGCACCAACACAGCCCTCATGGAAG AATTTGCCAAGCTGTTACAGACAATGTGGACGTCGTCCAGCAGTGAGGCAGTCAGCCCGTCAGAATTCAAAACTCAGATCCAGAGATATGCTCCCAGATTCGTGGGATACAA CCAACAGGATGCTCAAGAGTTCCTGCGTTTCCTCCTGGATGGCCTGCACAACGAAGTAAACAGGGTCACTGTCAGGCCGAGAGGCTCTGTTGAGGACTTCGACCACCTGCA GGAtgaagagaaagggaagaagatGTGGAATAAATATctagagagagaagacagtaaGATAGTCG ACGTGTTTGTAGGGCAGCTGAAGAGCTCTCTAACCTGCAGCCACTGTGGTttctgctccactgtgttcGACCCCTTTTGGGATCTCTCTCTGCCTATCGCCAAg AAGGGTTACGGTGAGGTGAGTCTGATGGACTGCATGCGGCTCTTCACCAAAGAAGACGTCCTCGACGGGGACGAGAAGCCG ACGTGCTACAGATGTAAAGCCAGGAGAAGATGCACGAAGAAGTTCACAATACAGAAGTTCCCCAAGATCTTAGTGCTGC ACCTGAAACGCTTCTCTGAGGCTCGCAGAACCAGCAAATTGTCCACCTATGTTAACTTCCCCATGAAGGATCTTGACCTGCGGGAGTTTGCCTCTGAAAACAGTA TAAATGCAGTGTACAACCTGTATGCAGTTTCCAACCACTCAGGCACCACTATGGGCGGCCACTACACAGCCTTCTGTCGCAATCCCAACTCGGGAGAATGGTACACATTTAATGACTCCAG agTAACGCCGATGTCCTCCAGCCAAGTGCGCAGCAGCGACGCCTACGTCTTGTTCTACGAGCTGGCTTCCTCCTCGCGGATGTGA